Within Catenulispora sp. GP43, the genomic segment CCATCGAGATCTGCGTGGGGTAGGCGTGCATGCCCGCGCGCTTGTTCTCCATGTACGCGCTGCCGTCGATGCCGGTGGTCACCAGCGAGTCGTCGGTCCCGAAGGGCAGGTCGTCGACCGATTCCACGGCCATGAAGTCGCTGGACTCCCCGGCCTCCTTCAGCGCGCGGATCCCCTCGGCGAGCACCGACTTCGGCATCGCGGTCCAGTAGATCTTCGCGACCTCCCAGGCCGCGCCGTGCTCGGGCGCGAAGGCCGGGTCGGCGGCCAGTTCCGCGGCGCGCATCGCGACCCGGTGCGCCTGGATGTGGTCCGGGTGGCCGTAGCCGCCGTTCTCGTCGTAGGTGATCAGCACCTGCGGCCGGATCTCGCGGACCACCTTCACCAGGTGTCGGGCGGCCTCGTCGAGGTCGGCGGTCCAGAACGCGTGCGGCCGGTCGTTGGCCGGGGTCCCCATCATCCCGGAGTCCCGGTAGCGGCCCACGCCGCCGAGGAAGCGGTGATCGGCCACGCCGAGCGCGGTCATGGCGTTGACCAGCTCCACCACCCGCACGTCGGCCAGCCGGTCCTCGCGGTCGGCGGCCAGGTGCGCCAGCTCCGGAACCAGCACCTCGCCCTCCTCGCCGGCGGTGCAGGTGACCAGCGTGACGTGCACGCCCTCGGCGGCGTAGCCGGCCATGGTCGCGCCGGTGGTGATCACCTCGTCGTCCGGATGGGCGTGGACGAGCAGCAGCCGCCTGGCGGCCTTGGGGCTCGCCGGGGACACGGCTGCCTTCGGCTGCGCGGTCGTGTTCGCGGTCATAGGGCAAGCGTACGCACACTTCCCCGCCGCTCCCGGAACGTTCACGTGACAGCCGGGCCGAATAGCATGACGGCATGGCTGACATCTCCTTTCCGCGGCACTCGGCCCGGACCCAGCGCTTCACCCTCGGCGTGCCGCGGGCGTTCAGCATCGCCCCGAACGGCACCCGGATCGCGTTCCTGCGCGGCAAGCACGGCACCGACACCGCGACGTGCCTGTGGGTCTTGGACCCGGCCAGCGGCCGGGAGCGGCTGGTCGCGGACCCGGTGGCGCTGCTGGGC encodes:
- the mshB gene encoding N-acetyl-1-D-myo-inositol-2-amino-2-deoxy-alpha-D-glucopyranoside deacetylase — its product is MTANTTAQPKAAVSPASPKAARRLLLVHAHPDDEVITTGATMAGYAAEGVHVTLVTCTAGEEGEVLVPELAHLAADREDRLADVRVVELVNAMTALGVADHRFLGGVGRYRDSGMMGTPANDRPHAFWTADLDEAARHLVKVVREIRPQVLITYDENGGYGHPDHIQAHRVAMRAAELAADPAFAPEHGAAWEVAKIYWTAMPKSVLAEGIRALKEAGESSDFMAVESVDDLPFGTDDSLVTTGIDGSAYMENKRAGMHAYPTQISMEQGFFALSNSIGMEFMAHEYYQLVKGVAERSDAELEKDLFAGLGIADADADADGAADAVSQD